The sequence GCGCGCCTGCCGCTCCTCGCCGCGCTCCTTGTCGATCGCGTCTCCGATTTCGACGTCGACGTCGGTGATCGTGCCGTTTGCCGTCGCACGAATGGCGGTCACCATCGCGTCGCGCGGCACCGACTTGCGCGTGTGCACGAGGTAGTAGAGCTCCGACGGCTTGCCCTGGTTGTTGACGACCTCGTCGAGCCGCCAGCGCTTCGTGACGTTGTCGAGGGCGGGCTCCAAGGTCTTCTGGGCCGCGCTGACCTCGTTTGTCGTGATCGCGACGATGGCGTCGTACTTCGGCTTCTTGCCCTTGGGGCCGAGGATGTCCTTGACTCGCTCGAACCGCTCGGCGAGCGCCTCGGCTTTCTTCGGGGTCAGCGCGAGGACGAGGTCGCGATCCGGAACGGGCACACCGCCGTGATCCGTTCCGGCGAGATCGTGCAGCGGCTCGGCCCACGTCGCCGCCGCGGTCGGCTCGAGCACCGGACGGCCGAAGTCGTATCGCCAGAGCGCGACGAGCACGAAATTGAACAGCACCGTGAGCAGGAGCGCCACCATGATGACTTGCACGCCCGCGGCGAACCCGACGACGATGGCGAGGAAGATATAGACGATGTCGCGCGTGTCGCTCATGTTGGTGCGGAAGCGCACCGCGGCGACGATGCCGCCCAGGCTGAACGCCAAGGCCAGGCTGTTGCGGACGATCAGGATGACGCCGGCGACGATCATCGGCAGAACGATCAGCGCCTGAACGACCGACTGGTTGTACCCGCGGCCCCAACGGGCCGACATGTACACCCACGTCACCGGCAGCATCAACACGAACGTGCTGACGAATACGAAGAGCGTGTTGAAGCCGAACTCGAATCGCGATTGGATGCTGGCGACGGGAGCTTGGACTTGGCCCGTCGACAATCCGTCTTGCAGGAACGAAGGCGTCTTGGCTAGCTCCACCAACCGGTCACCGGACATGACGCTGTCGATGGCCGGAAAGAACTTGTAGAGCAGGAAGAACACGAGGACGACGGCCGCGTAATACGCGAAGAGCCGTCGAAACGGGGCTTCCGAGCCCAGGGTGATGAAATCGATGAGACGAGTGAAGAAATTCATAGGCGTGGGGTGCGAGCGTCCCCGACCATGGGTCGGGCGGTCGCGTTTGCCATATCGCACGATCAATACCAGTGCGGCGGGCCCTACATCCGAAGGCGCGGTGTGCGAGTAGGTTACACGCACGACGGAAGCGGACTCACCAACACCCGAGGCAATCATTAGATGA is a genomic window of Gemmatimonadaceae bacterium containing:
- a CDS encoding DUF4956 domain-containing protein, with the translated sequence MNFFTRLIDFITLGSEAPFRRLFAYYAAVVLVFFLLYKFFPAIDSVMSGDRLVELAKTPSFLQDGLSTGQVQAPVASIQSRFEFGFNTLFVFVSTFVLMLPVTWVYMSARWGRGYNQSVVQALIVLPMIVAGVILIVRNSLALAFSLGGIVAAVRFRTNMSDTRDIVYIFLAIVVGFAAGVQVIMVALLLTVLFNFVLVALWRYDFGRPVLEPTAAATWAEPLHDLAGTDHGGVPVPDRDLVLALTPKKAEALAERFERVKDILGPKGKKPKYDAIVAITTNEVSAAQKTLEPALDNVTKRWRLDEVVNNQGKPSELYYLVHTRKSVPRDAMVTAIRATANGTITDVDVEIGDAIDKERGEERQARKEREKGIEG